A genomic window from Osmerus eperlanus chromosome 5, fOsmEpe2.1, whole genome shotgun sequence includes:
- the LOC134020946 gene encoding carboxypeptidase A1-like, with protein sequence MKGLLILTTVLVAVFSKKTFVGDQVLRVIVKDEVQLTVIQDLSEMKQLQLDVWRGPTDVATPVDIRVPFHSLKSVKAYLEAWDVQYTIMIEDLQADIDKEERQMQRSSHAAKTTDDFDYANYHTIDEIYSFQDMLVAENPTLVSKIVIGQSYEGRPLNVLKFSTGGTNRPAIWIDTGIHSREWITPASGAWFAKKIVLDYGHNPALIAILDRMDILLEMVVNPDGYHFTHTNDRMWRKTRKPNPGSSCVGVDANRNWEAGFGTAGSSGNPCDETYHGPTAHSEPEIKSIVDFMKAHGNIKAVLSIHSYSQMLLYPYGYTSTSAKDQKELHELAKKAVTDLASLYGTAYRYGSMINIIYQASGNTIDWTYNQGIKYSYTFELRDTGRYGFILPANQIIPTAKETWLALMAIMEHTNANTY encoded by the exons ATGAAGGGACTGCTCATTCTGACAACTGTATTGGTGGCTGTTTTCAGCAAGAAAACTTTTGTGGG GGATCAAGTCCTTCGTGTTATTGTGAAGGATGAGGTACAACTAACTGTCATCCAGGACCTGTCTGAGATGAAGCAGCTTCAG CTGGATGTCTGGAGGGGGCCTACTGATGTTGCTACCCCTGTGGACATCAGAGTTCCCTTCCACAGCCTGAAGTCCGTCAAAGCCTACCTGGAGGCCTGGGATGTGCAGTACACCATCATGATCGAGGACCTGCAG GCTGACATTgacaaagaggagagacagatgcagagaAGTTCCCATGCAGCCAAGACTACTGATGACTTTGACTATGCCAACTATCATACCATTGATGAG ATCTATAGTTTCCAGGATATGCTTGTGGCAGAGAACCCTACATTGGTCAGCAAGATTGTGATTGGCCAGAGCTATGAGGGCCGTCCATTGAATGTGCTTAAG TTCAGCACTGGAGGAACTAACCGTCCTGCAATTTGGATTGACACTGGCATCCACTCCAGAGAGTGGATTACTCCAGCCAGTGGTGCATGGTTTGCCAAAAAG ATTGTGCTTGATTATGGACATAATCCTGCCCTTATTGCTATCCTGGACAGAATGGACATCCTTCTGGAGATGGTGGTCAATCCTGATGGCTATCATTTCACTCATACCAAT GACCGCATGTGGCGTAAAACAAGGAAGCCTAATCCTGGTTCTTCCTGTGTTGGAGTTGACGCCAACAGGAACTGGGAAGCCGGTTTTGGAA CTGCCGGCTCCAGTGGGAACCCCTGTGATGAGACCTACCATGGTCCCACTGCTCACTCTGAGCCTGAGATCAAGTCCATTGTGGACTTCATGAAGGCTCATGGCAATATCAAGGCGGTCCTTTCCATCCATAGCTACTCCCAGATGCTCCTCTACCCTTATGGCTACACCAGCACCTCTGCCAAGGACCAGAAAGAGCTG CATGAACTGGCTAAAAAAGCCGTCACTGATTTGGCCTCCCTGTATGGAACAGCCTACAGATACGGGAGTATGATCAACATCATCT ATCAAGCCAGTGGCAACACCATTGACTGGACTTACAACCAGGGCATCAAGTACTCCTACACATTTGAGCTGAGAGATACTGGTCGCTATGGATTTATCCTGCCCGCCAATCAGATCATCCCCACTGCTAAGGAGACCTGGCTGGCACTAATGGCCATCATGGAGCACACCAATGCCAACACTTACTAA
- the poc1b gene encoding POC1 centriolar protein homolog B isoform X2 — protein sequence MSMHSMASVMDDPTLQSNFKGHKDAITCVDFSPNHKQLATGSADKSLIIWNLSPKARAFRFPGHKDAITGIQFSPFGDLVVSASKDMTVRLWTPSIKGESTVFKAHTAVVRSVSFSHDGQKLVTASNDKSVKVWSVHRHRFLYSLNQHTNWVRCARFSPDGRLLASCGDDRTVRLWDASTKQCVNSFTDYGGSATCVDFNSSGTCIASSGADNSLKIWDLRTNKLLQHYQVHSAGINCFSFHPSGNYLISGSNDNMVKILDLLEGRLIYTLHGHKGPVFAVAFSRGGELFASGGTDAQVLVWKTNFDIIDYRELLSKHSQRVSLDPPPHLLDIYPRGPHLHSPQSGAIKINPVVADTQSTDPDVIDVDQTLYSFMRTKKPLPS from the exons ATGTCAATGCACTCAATGGCATCTGTTATG GACGACCCAACCCTTCAAAGCAATTTCAAAGGCCACAAAGATGCCATAACCTGCGTAGACTTCAGCCCCAACCACAAGCAACTAG CCACTGGGTCGGCTGATAAATCCCTGATAATCTGGAACCTGAGTCCCAAGGCCAGGGCCTTCCGCTTTCCGGGGCATAAAGATGCTATTACTGGGATCCAGTTCTCCCCTTTTGGTGACCTTGTGGTATCTGCCTCCAAGGACATGACAGTCAGATTGTGGACCCCTAGCAT TAAAGGAGAGTCAACAGTTTTTAAAGCCCACACAGCCGTGGTGCGAAGTGTTAGCTTCTCTCACGACGGCCAGAAGCTGGTGACGGCCTCCAACGACAAGTCAGTGAAGGTGTGGAGCGTCCACAGACACCGGTTCCTCTATTCCCTCAACCAGCACACTAACTGGGTGCGCTGTGCCAG GTTTTCTCCCGACGGACGTCTTCTGGCGTCTTGTGGTGATGACCGCACGGTCCGACTGTGGGATGCCTCCACCAAACAATGTGTGAACAGCTTCACAGACTATGGAGG GTCAGCAACATGTGTAGACTTCAACTCCAGTGGTACCTGCATAGCATCCTCAGGAGCTGACAACTCCCTGAAAATCTGGGATTTAAGAACTAACAAACTACTTCAACATTACCAAG TCCACAGTGCGGGGATCAATTGCTTTTCCTTCCATCCATCTGGTAACTACCTAATTAGCGGCTCAAATGACAACATGGTGAAGATCTTGGACCTGCTAGAGGGACGCCTCATCTATACCCTCCATGGCCACAAG GGTCCGGTCTTCGCTGTGGCCTTCTCTCGAGGGGGGGAGCTCTTTGCCTCTGGGGGTACAGATGCCCAG GTTTTGGTGTGGAAGACCAACTTTGATATCATAGACTACCGAGAGCTTCTGAGCAAGcacagccagcgggtcagcctggaccccccccctcatctgttGGATATCTACCCCCGAGGaccccacctccactccccccagTCTGGGGCCATAAAG ATCAATCCCGTTGTGGCAGACACCCAGTCCACTGACCCTGACGTCATAGATGTGGACCAGACACTCTACTCCTTTATG
- the LOC134020944 gene encoding carboxypeptidase A1-like, with amino-acid sequence MMKTLLILIALFVAVFGKDTFEGDQVLRITAKDESQLALLHDLSEMEMLHLDVWRGPTDVATPVDIRVPFHSLKSVKAYLEARDVQYTIMIEDLQAVLDEEQTQMRMASRAAEPRNTDAFDYSNYHTINEIYSFQDMLVAENPQLVSKVVIGQSYQGRPLNVLKFSTGGTNRPAIWIDTGIHSREWVTQASGTWFAKKIVTDYGSDPTLTAILNRMDIFLEIVTNPDGFYYTHNSNRMWRKTRQPNSGSSCVGVDPNRNWDAGFGGPGSSKNPCSETYSGRSAHSESEVKSIVDFVKSHGNMKAFVSIHAYSQMLLYPYGYTSTPTKDQKELHALASKAVNNLTSLYGTRYRYGSIINTIYQASGGTIDWTYNQGIKYSYTFELRDTGRYGFILPANQILPTAKETWLAMMTIMEHTNANTY; translated from the exons ATGATGAAGACACTGCTCATTCTGATCGCTCTGTTTGTGGCCGTTTTCGGCAAGGACACTTTTGAGGG GGATCAAGTCCTTCGTATCACTGCGAAGGATGAGTCCCAGCTCGCTCTGCTCCATGACCTGTCTGAGATGGAGATGCTGCAT CTGGATGTCTGGAGGGGGCCTACTGATGTTGCTACCCCTGTGGACATCAGAGTTCCCTTCCACAGCCTGAAGTCCGTCAAAGCCTACCTGGAGGCCAGGGATGTGCAGTACACCATCATGATCGAGGACCTGCAG GCTGTTCTGGATGAGGAGCAAACACAAATGCGGATGGCCTCTCGCGCTGCCGAGCCCAGAAACACTGATGCATTTGACTACTCTAACTACCACACCATCAATGAG ATTTACAGTTTCCAGGACATGCTAGTGGCTGAGAATCCCCAACTGGTCAGCAAGGTTGTCATTGGCCAGAGTTACCAGGGACGTCCCCTGAATGTACTCAAG TTCAGCACTGGCGGAACCAATCGCCCCGCCATCTGGATCGACACCGGTATCCACTCCAGGGAGTGGGTCACCCAGGCCAGTGGTACCTGGTTTGCTAAGAAG ATTGTGACTGACTATGGTAGTGACCCCACCCTCACCGCAATCCTGAACAGAATGGATATCTTTTTGGAGATTGTGACCAACCCTGATGGTTTCTACTACACCCACAACAGT AACCGCATGTGGCGTAAGACCAGGCAGCCCAACAGTGGCTCCTCCTGTGTTGGAGTTGACCCCAACAGGAATTGGGATGCTGGTTTTGGAG GTCCTGGGTCCAGTAAAAACCCCTGCTCTGAGACCTACAGTGGCCGATCTGCTCACTCTGAGTCGGAGGTGAAGTCCATTGTGGACTTTGTGAAGTCTCATGGTAACATGAAGGCATTTGTCTCCATCCATGCCTACTCCCAGATGCTCCTCTATCCCTACGGCTACACTTCAACCCCCACTAAGGACCAAAAAGAGCTG CACGCCCTGGCAAGTAAGGCAGTCAATAACCTTACTTCCCTGTATGGCACCCGCTACAGATATGGTAGCATTATCAACACCATCT aTCAAGCTAGCGGCGGTACCATTGACTGGACTTACAACCAGGGCATAAAGTACTCCTACACATTTGAGCTGAGAGATACTGGTCGCTACGGTTTCATCCTGCCCGCCAATCAGATTCTCCCCACTGCTAAGGAGACCTGGCTGGCAATGATGACCATCATGGAGCACACCAATGCCAACACTTACTAA
- the LOC134020945 gene encoding carboxypeptidase A1-like, translated as MMKTLLILIALFVAVFGKDTFEGDQVLRITAKDESQLALLHDLSEMEMLHLDVWRGPTDVATPVDIRVPFHSLKSVKAYLEARDVQYTIMIEDLQAVLDEEQTQMRMASRAAEPRNTDAFDYSNYHTINEIYSFQDMLVAENPQLVSKVVIGQSYQGRPLNVLKFSTGGTNRPAIWIDTGIHSREWVTQASGTWFAKKIVTDYGSDPTLTAILNRMDIFLEIVTNPDGFYYTHNSNRMWRKTRQPNSGSSCVGVDPNRNWDAGFEGPGSSKNPCSETYSGRSAHSESEVKSIVDFVKSHGNMKAFVSIHAYSQMLLYPYGYTSTPTKDQKELHALASKAVNNLASLYGTRYRYGSIINTIYQASGGTIDWTYNQGIKYSFGFELRDTGRYGFILPANQILPTAKETWLAMMTIMEHTNANTY; from the exons ATGATGAAGACACTGCTCATTCTGATCGCTCTGTTTGTGGCCGTTTTCGGCAAGGACACTTTTGAGGG GGATCAAGTCCTTCGTATCACTGCGAAGGATGAGTCCCAGCTCGCTCTGCTCCATGACCTGTCTGAGATGGAGATGCTGCAT CTGGATGTCTGGAGGGGGCCTACTGATGTTGCTACCCCTGTGGACATCAGAGTTCCCTTCCACAGCCTGAAGTCCGTCAAAGCCTACCTGGAGGCCAGGGATGTGCAGTACACCATCATGATCGAGGACCTGCAG GCTGTTCTGGATGAGGAGCAAACACAAATGCGGATGGCCTCTCGCGCTGCCGAGCCCAGAAACACTGATGCATTTGACTACTCTAACTACCACACCATCAATGAG ATTTACAGTTTCCAGGACATGCTAGTGGCTGAGAATCCCCAACTGGTCAGCAAGGTTGTCATTGGCCAGAGTTACCAGGGACGTCCCCTGAATGTACTCAAG TTCAGCACTGGCGGAACCAATCGCCCCGCCATCTGGATCGACACCGGTATCCACTCCAGGGAGTGGGTCACCCAGGCCAGTGGTACCTGGTTTGCTAAGAAG ATCGTGACTGACTATGGTAGTGACCCCACCCTCACCGCAATCCTGAACAGAATGGATATCTTTTTGGAGATTGTGACCAACCCTGATGGTTTCTACTACACCCACAACAGT AACCGCATGTGGCGTAAGACCAGGCAGCCCAACAGTGGCTCCTCCTGTGTTGGAGTCGACCCCAACAGGAATTGGGATGCTGGTTTTGAAG GTCCTGGGTCCAGTAAAAACCCCTGCTCTGAGACCTACAGTGGCCGATCTGCTCACTCTGAGTCGGAGGTGAAGTCCATTGTGGACTTTGTGAAGTCTCATGGTAACATGAAGGCATTTGTCTCCATCCATGCCTACTCCCAGATGCTCCTCTATCCCTACGGCTACACTTCAACCCCCACTAAGGACCAAAAAGAGCTG CACGCCCTGGCAAGTAAGGCAGTCAATAACCTTGCTTCCCTGTATGGCACCCGCTACAGATATGGTAGCATTATCAACACCATCT aTCAAGCTAGCGGCGGTACCATTGACTGGACCTACAACCAGGGCATCAAGTACTCCTTTGGTTTTGAGCTGAGAGATACTGGTCGCTACGGTTTCATTCTGCCCGCCAATCAGATTCTCCCCACTGCTAAGGAGACCTGGCTGGCAATGATGACCATCATGGAGCACACCAATGCCAACACTTACTAA
- the cep41 gene encoding centrosomal protein of 41 kDa — protein sequence MSSKKSIGNTEYLKRRIPQNPKYQHVKTRLDTGCSLTKYMERLEEIKKNYRYRKDELFKRLKVTTFAQLVIQVASVSELNESVNEDETPRLEDNMSVFSEPEIKRLSENTDGSPLQYPTPAHFLDNSNNAGDAGFSPRSTLQSVISGVGELDLDKEDQKVILTPVSSHRETDTRYPDCPYLLLDVRDREQYDQCHIISAYSYPIATLSRTMNPYTREVLDYKNASGKIIIVYDEDERMASQVATTMCERGFENLFMLSGGLKVIAQKFPVGITTGSIPASCLPSPTGTVVGRKRSTPRQVFLPAERKWRFSSDDLAKIQHYLEEMLVPTNPNSRLSSRMSSSSTLSKASSARSRKSSSLASPESARSQSSRPWK from the exons ATGTCGTCCAAAAAGAGTATTGGAAACACAGAG TACCTGAAAAGGAGAATTCCACAGAACCCAAAATATCAACATGTGAAAACCAGGCTGGATACAG GATGCAGCCTGACAAAGTACATGGAGAGGCTGGAAGAAATCAAGAAAA ATTACAGGTACAGAAAGGACGAACTCTTCAAAAGGCTAAAAGTGACAACATTTGCACAGTTG GTTATTCAAGTGGCATCGGTATCGGAATTGAATGAAAGTGTGAATGAAGATGAAACACCAAGGCTTGAAG ACAATATGTCCGTGTTTTCGGAGCCTGAAATAAAGCGCCTGTCTGAGAACACGGACGGTTCTCCCCTGCAGTACCCCACACCCGCACATTTTCTTGACAACAGCAACAATGCGGGGGATGCTGGCTTTTCTCCAAGGTCGACGCTGCAAAG TGTTATAAGTGGTGTGGGAGAACTGGACCTGGACAAGGAAGATCAAAAGGTCATTCTGACGCCCGTGTCCAGTCATCGGGAAACAGACACACGCTACCCTGACTGTCCTTACCTGCTGCTGGATGTGCGGGACAGAGAGCAGTACGACCAGTGCCACATCATCAGTG CATACAGTTACCCCATTGCCACCCTCTCAAGAACAATGAATCCTTACACTAGGGAAGTGTTGGATTAT aaaAACGCCTCTGGAAAGATCATCATAGTGTACGATGAAGATGAGAGGATGGCCAGTCAGGTTGCCACCACCATGTGTGAAAGAGGTTTTGAGAATCTCTTCATGCTGTCTGGAG GTCTCAAAGTGATAGCTCAGAAGTTCCCTGTCGGAATTACAACAGGCTCCATTCCGGCCTCTTGCCTGCCGTCTCCCACAGGGACAGTGGTTGGCCGGAAGCGTTCCACGCCTCGCCAGGTCTTTCTGCCagcagagaggaagtggaggttCTCATCTGACGACCTAGCTAAGATTCAGCACTACCTGGAGGAAATGCTTGTCCCGACGAATCCCAACA GCCGTCTCAGCAGTCGCATGTCGAGCAGCAGCACGCTGTCCAAAGCTTCTAGTGCTCGGAGTCGAAAGAGCTCTTCTTTAGCTAGCCCTGAAAGTGCAAGATCCCAGAGCAGCAGACCCTGGAAATAA